In the Peptoclostridium acidaminophilum DSM 3953 genome, one interval contains:
- a CDS encoding ABC transporter permease, translated as MARFILSRIVSMVVTIFLIITVTFFLMHAIPGGPFASEKKLPEAIEKALEEKYHLNDPLHKQYIDYLLGVTKGDFGPSFKLKGQNVSDIIADRFPVSAQLGGIALGLILLAGIPMGIAAALKQGTWVDSAVMFLAIVGVTIPSFIISAVMIYVFSVQLGWLPPARWGRPDQMIMPGIALAAYSMAFVARLTRSSMLEVISQDYIRTARAKGLSEKVVVFKHALRNALIPVVSYIGPIAAGIMTGSFVIEKIFAVPGLGRFFVESISNRDYTLIMGVTIFYAAFLVVMILAVDIIYALIDPRIKLD; from the coding sequence GTGGCAAGGTTTATATTAAGCAGAATCGTATCGATGGTCGTGACTATTTTCCTGATCATCACCGTGACATTTTTCCTTATGCATGCCATACCGGGAGGGCCTTTTGCAAGCGAAAAGAAGCTTCCCGAGGCCATAGAAAAGGCTCTTGAAGAGAAATACCATCTGAACGATCCACTGCACAAGCAGTACATAGACTATCTGCTTGGCGTTACAAAGGGAGATTTCGGTCCTTCATTCAAGCTCAAGGGGCAGAATGTAAGTGATATCATAGCCGACAGATTCCCTGTTTCGGCGCAGCTTGGAGGAATAGCCCTGGGGCTTATACTGCTTGCGGGAATACCGATGGGGATAGCCGCAGCCTTAAAGCAGGGAACATGGGTGGACAGCGCAGTAATGTTCCTGGCCATAGTGGGGGTAACGATACCTAGCTTTATAATTTCTGCCGTTATGATATACGTATTTAGCGTCCAGCTGGGCTGGCTGCCGCCAGCAAGATGGGGGAGACCAGACCAGATGATAATGCCTGGCATTGCACTGGCTGCCTATTCCATGGCCTTTGTTGCAAGGCTTACGCGTTCAAGCATGCTGGAGGTAATATCGCAGGATTATATAAGAACGGCAAGAGCTAAAGGTCTCAGCGAAAAGGTCGTTGTTTTCAAACACGCGCTCAGGAATGCGCTCATACCGGTAGTGTCATATATAGGTCCGATTGCTGCGGGAATAATGACAGGTTCATTCGTAATAGAAAAGATTTTTGCGGTGCCGGGCCTTGGAAGATTCTTTGTCGAGAGCATAAGCAACAGAGACTATACGCTGATAATGGGAGTCACAATATTCTATGCGGCTTTCCTTGTTGTGATGATACTGGCAGTCGACATAATATATGCTCTGATTGACCCGAGAATAAAGCTTGACTGA
- a CDS encoding ABC transporter permease has protein sequence MSVENKDLKSDSMWALVSKEEKDSERIARPSMTYWQDVWRIFKANKVAMGSAYFLVLLLITAVLGPYLSKYSYSDQNLMMANQLPSAQHWFGTDAHGRDLFVRVLYGARISLTVGLVASVINLVIGVLYGGISGYFGGKIDNIMMRAIDILYTIPLMLYVILLMVVFGKGGLGSILIALGLVYWIGMARIVRGQILSLKEQEYVMAAKTLGASDLRILIRHLIPNTMGPIIVTLTMSIPTAIFTEAFLSFIGLGVSAPMASWGVLANDSLASLGIFPHLMFFPALAISVTMLAFNFLGDGLRDALDPRMRK, from the coding sequence ATGTCGGTTGAAAACAAGGATTTGAAAAGCGATTCCATGTGGGCGCTTGTCAGCAAAGAGGAGAAGGATTCTGAGAGAATAGCCAGACCTTCCATGACCTATTGGCAGGATGTCTGGAGAATATTCAAGGCAAACAAAGTTGCAATGGGATCTGCATATTTTCTTGTGTTGCTGCTTATAACTGCGGTGTTGGGGCCGTATTTATCTAAATATTCGTATTCTGACCAGAACCTTATGATGGCGAATCAGCTGCCAAGCGCGCAGCACTGGTTCGGAACAGATGCCCACGGCAGGGACCTTTTTGTGAGGGTACTGTATGGAGCTAGGATTTCGCTCACGGTAGGGCTTGTGGCTTCTGTAATCAATCTTGTAATAGGTGTGCTCTACGGAGGAATATCAGGCTACTTCGGGGGTAAAATAGATAACATAATGATGAGAGCAATAGATATACTCTATACAATACCGCTCATGCTGTACGTCATACTACTTATGGTTGTATTCGGAAAGGGGGGGCTTGGCAGCATACTCATAGCTCTTGGCCTTGTATACTGGATAGGCATGGCCCGCATAGTAAGAGGGCAGATACTCTCGCTCAAGGAGCAGGAATATGTGATGGCGGCCAAGACACTTGGGGCAAGCGATTTGAGGATACTCATCAGGCATCTGATACCAAACACGATGGGGCCAATAATAGTGACGCTGACCATGTCGATACCGACAGCAATATTTACGGAGGCATTCCTATCGTTCATAGGGCTTGGGGTTTCAGCGCCTATGGCTTCATGGGGTGTGCTTGCAAATGACTCACTCGCAAGCCTTGGCATTTTTCCGCACCTTATGTTTTTCCCTGCGCTTGCCATATCTGTTACTATGCTGGCGTTCAACTTTTTGGGAGACGGACTCAGGGACGCACTGGATCCGCGTATGCGTAAATAG
- the gatB gene encoding Asp-tRNA(Asn)/Glu-tRNA(Gln) amidotransferase subunit GatB, with amino-acid sequence MKYTTLIGLEIHCELSTKSKIFCGCKNEFGADVNTCCCPVCLGLPGALPVLNEKVLEYASMAGMALNCEITRRSKMDRKNYFYPDLVKAYQISQYDIPLCTDGYIDITDEEGDKKKIRIQRIHIEEDTGKSMHDTHGDTLLDYNRSGVPLIEIVTYPDMNSPAQALSFLEKLKETLLFTEISDVKMEQGSLRCDINVNVVRDDGVRTKIVEIKNLNSFKAAFKAAEYEQQRHIELLEKGEDSKKETRRWDDVQNITISMRSKETADDYRYFPEPDVVDIVLDDEFINKVRSQLPELPDAKRARLMAEYEIPEYDAKVLTASKEVSNYFEDMLKLIDNPKLVSNWIMTELLRRVNEEEVALSALKFEKQDFAKLLELIASGTINNNAGKKVFREMFELGKKPEDIIKEQGLVQIQDEDAIKNIVEDVLGRNPQSIEDFKNGKDKALGFLVGQVMKESKGKANPQLANKLIMEIIQSK; translated from the coding sequence TTGAAATATACTACTCTAATAGGGCTTGAGATACACTGCGAGCTTTCAACAAAGAGCAAGATATTCTGCGGCTGCAAGAATGAATTCGGCGCAGATGTTAATACATGCTGCTGCCCGGTATGTCTTGGACTGCCAGGAGCTCTGCCTGTTCTAAACGAAAAGGTGCTCGAATATGCATCAATGGCTGGAATGGCTCTGAACTGCGAAATTACAAGGCGTTCAAAAATGGACAGGAAAAACTATTTCTATCCCGACCTTGTGAAGGCATACCAGATATCCCAATACGATATACCGCTATGCACAGACGGCTATATAGACATAACAGACGAGGAAGGCGACAAGAAAAAGATAAGAATACAGAGGATACACATAGAAGAGGATACGGGAAAATCAATGCACGATACTCATGGCGACACACTGCTTGACTACAACAGATCAGGCGTGCCCCTCATCGAGATAGTTACATATCCCGACATGAACTCGCCTGCCCAGGCTTTGAGCTTCCTTGAAAAGCTAAAGGAGACGCTCCTGTTTACTGAGATTTCGGACGTCAAGATGGAGCAAGGCTCTCTAAGGTGCGACATAAACGTCAACGTGGTAAGGGATGACGGAGTCAGAACCAAGATAGTCGAGATAAAAAACCTAAACTCGTTCAAGGCTGCGTTCAAGGCCGCAGAGTACGAGCAGCAAAGGCACATTGAACTGCTTGAAAAGGGTGAGGACAGCAAGAAGGAAACGAGAAGATGGGACGATGTACAAAACATCACAATATCGATGAGGAGCAAGGAGACCGCGGACGACTACAGGTATTTCCCTGAGCCGGACGTAGTCGACATAGTTCTCGACGATGAGTTCATAAACAAGGTAAGGAGCCAGCTGCCCGAGCTTCCTGACGCAAAGAGGGCAAGGCTTATGGCGGAGTATGAAATACCAGAATACGATGCCAAGGTGCTTACTGCATCAAAGGAAGTGTCAAACTACTTCGAGGACATGCTAAAGCTTATAGACAATCCAAAGCTTGTGAGCAACTGGATTATGACAGAGCTTCTAAGAAGGGTCAATGAGGAAGAGGTTGCCCTTTCGGCGCTCAAGTTTGAAAAACAGGATTTTGCAAAGCTTCTGGAGCTTATAGCATCTGGAACAATAAACAACAACGCGGGCAAGAAGGTGTTCAGAGAAATGTTCGAGCTGGGCAAAAAGCCGGAGGACATCATAAAGGAACAAGGCCTTGTCCAGATACAGGATGAGGATGCAATCAAGAACATAGTAGAGGATGTGCTTGGCAGGAATCCTCAGTCTATAGAGGATTTCAAAAATGGCAAGGATAAGGCGCTCGGATTCCTTGTGGGACAGGTTATGAAGGAAAGCAAGGGAAAAGCCAATCCGCAGCTTGCAAACAAGCTGATAATGGAGATTATTCAAAGCAAATAG